CGTGGGGATAGGCATCCAGCCGTCGCTTCGCCGAGGGAATACGCACCAGCTCCAGCATCTCGAGCGCGCGGGCGGTGGCGTCGCGCTGGCTCGCCCCCTCGTGGCGCATCACCGATTCCGAAATCTGCCGGCCGATGGTGTAGACCGGGTCCAGCGCCAGCGCCGGCTCCTGAAAGATCATCGAGACGGTGCGGCCGCGGAAGTCGGAAAGGGTGGCGTCGTCCATGGCGAGCACATTCTGCCCCGCCACATGCACGCTGCCGGAGATCACCGAGCGGCGTTTGGGCAGGAGGCGCATGAGCGCGCGCATGGTGACGCTCTTGCCGGAGCCGGACTCGCCCAGCAAGCCCAGCACCTCGCCCTCGCCGAGGGAAAGGGACACGCCGTTCACCGCGTGAACGGTTCGCTCGCCGGTAAAGCGGATGGTGAGGTCGCGGATGTCGACGAGGGGGGCGGGGGCGTCGGCCATTATGCCTCCTCCGGCATCTGTTCGTGGAAATCGGTCTCACGCTGGAAAGCGGCGCCGATGCGGATCAGCGTCGCCTCGGCGAACGGCCGGCCGATGACCTGAAATCCGATGGGAAGCCCCGTGCCGGTGAAGCCGCAGGGCAGGCTCACGGTGGGCAGGCCGAGATAGTTCACCGGACGGGTGAAGCGGGTGATGCGCTGGATCATCGCCTCGGCGCCCGGCCCACCGTCCGTGACGGTCTCGGCGATGGTGGGGGCGGGCATGGGGGCGGTGGGGGCGAGCACGGCATCCACCTCCGCGACTGCGGCCAGATGCTCCGCCAGCGCCGGCCCGCGCCAGCGCAGCGCTTCCAGATAGGTCACGGCGGGGATGGCGAAGCCGTTCTCCAGCCGGGAGCGGATCTGCGGGCCATAATCCTGCGGACGCTCCAGAAGCCACGCCTTGTGGCTGGCAGAGGCCTCGCAGTTCAGCACCACCTGCGAGGCGCCGGAGAGCTTCGTCTGGTCGGGCAACGAGACGCCGACGATGCGCGCGCCGCCGCGCTTCAGGGTGGCGATGGTCTCGTCCAGCACGCGGGCGACCTCGGGGTCGAGATCGTCCACATAGAACGCATCGGGGATGCCGATGGTGAGGCCCTTGAGGCGACCTTCGGCGGCGGCGAGATAGTCCGGCACCGGCGCGGTAGCGGTGGTGGGGTCGAACGGGTCGTGGCCGGCCATCAGCTGGAGCAGGATGGCGCAATCCTCCACCGTTCGCGCCAGCGGGCCGATGGTGTCGAGGGAGAAGGACAGCGGCATGGCGCCGTAGCGGCTCACGAGCCCGACCGTGGTCTTCAGCCCCGTGACGCCGCAGAAATTGGCCGGCATGCGGATGGAGCCGCCGGTGTCCGAGCCGAGCGCGCCATAGGTGAGCCGCGCCGCCACCGCCGCCCCCGAGCCGGAGGAGGAGCCGCCCGTCACATGGGCGGTGTTCCACGGGTTTCGCGCCGCGCCGAAATGGGCGTTGTGTCCGGTGGGGCCATACGCGAACTCCACCATGTGCAGCGTGCCGAGCCGCACCGTTCCCGCCGCCTTGATGCGGGCGAGGGCCGTGGAGTTCGTGGTCGCCACCTTGTCCCGCAGGATCTTCGAGCCGCAGGTGGAGACGCGACCCTCCTCGTAGAACATGTCCTTGTGGGCGAGCGGCAGGCCGTGGAGCAGGCCCTTCTCCTCGCCCCGCGCCAGCGCCGCGTCGGCCGCGTCTGCGGCGGCGAGGGCCGCCTCCGGCTCGATGGCGATGAAGGCGTTGATGGTCGGCTGGAGCCGCGCGATGCGGGCGAGGCACGCCTCCGTCGCCTCGCGGGAGGAGAGAACTCCGGCGCGGATGGCCATGGCGGCTTCCGCGAGCGTCATCAGCGCCGGATCGGCCGGGCCACCGGCGGAGGGGCGGAGCGACAGGCTCATTGGCCGCCCTCCTTCGGCTCCGCGCAGGGCCGCTGCACCGCGAGGAAGGTCGCCGGTTCGAGATCGAACGGCAGGGTTCCGGCGATGGCCGAGAAGGCTGTGAGGCCGGGCGAAATGCCGGAAGCGATGCGTGCGGCATCACTGGCGGGAAGATCGAGGCCGGCGGCGCGGATGATGGCGGCGGCGTCTTCTGTTGAGAGATGCTGGC
The nucleotide sequence above comes from Xanthobacter flavus. Encoded proteins:
- a CDS encoding amidase — translated: MSLSLRPSAGGPADPALMTLAEAAMAIRAGVLSSREATEACLARIARLQPTINAFIAIEPEAALAAADAADAALARGEEKGLLHGLPLAHKDMFYEEGRVSTCGSKILRDKVATTNSTALARIKAAGTVRLGTLHMVEFAYGPTGHNAHFGAARNPWNTAHVTGGSSSGSGAAVAARLTYGALGSDTGGSIRMPANFCGVTGLKTTVGLVSRYGAMPLSFSLDTIGPLARTVEDCAILLQLMAGHDPFDPTTATAPVPDYLAAAEGRLKGLTIGIPDAFYVDDLDPEVARVLDETIATLKRGGARIVGVSLPDQTKLSGASQVVLNCEASASHKAWLLERPQDYGPQIRSRLENGFAIPAVTYLEALRWRGPALAEHLAAVAEVDAVLAPTAPMPAPTIAETVTDGGPGAEAMIQRITRFTRPVNYLGLPTVSLPCGFTGTGLPIGFQVIGRPFAEATLIRIGAAFQRETDFHEQMPEEA